Proteins found in one Thunnus maccoyii chromosome 5, fThuMac1.1, whole genome shotgun sequence genomic segment:
- the fem1b gene encoding protein fem-1 homolog B: MESLAGYVYKAASEGRVLTLAALLLNHCEGETRYLLNYVTQLAGQRSTPLIIAARNGHDKVVRLLLDHYRVDTEQTGTVRFDGYVIDGATALWCAAGAGHFEVVRLLVSHNANVNHTTITNSTPLRAACFDGRLDIVRYLVEHKADIRITNKYNNTCLMIAAYKGHADVVKFLLEQGADPNAKAHCGATALHFAAEAGHLEIVTELVRCQAAMVVNGHGMTPLKVAAESCKADVVELLLAHADCDRPSRIEALELLGASFANDRENYDIQKTYQYLHTAMMERYRDPENLITKELLPPIEAYGGRRECQAPQDLEAIRVDRDALHMEGLMIRERILGSDNIDVSHPIIYRGAVYADNMEFEQCIKLWLHALRLRQKGNRNTHKDLLRFAQVFSQMVHLKEQVSASAVEQVLSCSVLEIQRSMARVETAAESELPQAMDNYESNVFTFLYLACISTKTTCCDEERARINKHIYQLIQLDPRSREGSSLLHLAISSTTPVDDFHTNDVCSFPNAHVTKLLLDCGAQVNAVDHEGNTPLHVIVQYNRPISDFLTLHAIIINLVEAGAHTDMTNKQKKTPLDKSTTGVSEILLKTQMKMSLKCLAARAVRRHQITYRNQIPKTLEEFVEFH, translated from the exons ATGGAGTCTCTGGCCGGGTACGTGTACAAGGCAGCCAGCGAGGGCCGAGTCCTGACCCTGGCCGCGCTGCTGCTCAACCACTGCGAGGGAGAGACCCGCTACCTGCTCAACTATGTGACCCAGCTCGCCGGGCAGAGGTCTACTCCTCTGATCATCGCAGCCCGGAACGGACACGATAAGGTGGTCCGGCTGCTCCTGGACCACTACAGAGTGGACACCGAGCAGACCGGCACGGTTCGGTTTGACGG CTACGTCATCGACGGCGCCACGGCGCTGTGGTGTGCGGCGGGGGCGGGGCACTTTGAGGTGGTGCGTCTGCTGGTGAGTCACAACGCCAACGTCAACCACACCACCATCACCAACTCCACCCCGCTGCGGGCCGCCTGCTTCGATGGACGCCTGGATATCGTCCGTTACCTGGTGGAGCACAAGGCCGACATCCGCATCACCAACAAGTACAACAACACCTGCCTGATGATCGCCGCCTACAAGGGCCACGCAGACGTAGTGAAGTTCCTGCTGGAGCAGGGGGCGGACCCCAACGCTAAGGCCCACTGCGGCGCCACCGCCCTGCACTTCGCAGCGGAGGCGGGACATCTGGAGATTGTGACGGAGCTGGTGCGCTGTCAGGCGGCCATGGTGGTGAACGGACATGGCATGACACCGCTGAAGGTCGCTGCAGAGAGCTGTAAAGCCGACGtggtggagctgctgctggCGCACGCCGACTGCGACCGGCCCAGCCGCATCGAGGCCCTGGAGCTGCTGGGCGCTTCGTTCGCCAACGATCGGGAGAACTACGACATCCAGAAGACGTATCAGTACCTGCACACGGCGATGATGGAGCGATACCGCGACCCGGAAAACCTCATCACCAAGGAGCTGCTGCCACCCATCGAGGCCTACGGGGGGCGCCGCGAGTGCCAGGCTCCCCAGGATTTGGAGGCCATCCGGGTGGACCGGGACGCTCTGCACATGGAGGGGCTGATGATCCGGGAGCGCATTCTGGGCTCGGACAATATCGATGTATCACACCCCATCATCTACCGTGGCGCCGTCTACGCTGACAACATGGAGTTTGAGCAGTGCATCAAGCTGTGGCTGCATGCGCTTCGCCTGCGGCAGAAAGGAAACCGGAACACTCACAAGGACCTGCTGCGCTTCGCCCAGGTCTTCTCCCAGATGGTGCACCTGAAGGAGCAGGTCTCGGCCTCGGCTGTGGAGCAGGTGCTGAGCTGCAGCGTGCTGGAGATCCAGCGCAGCATGGCTCGCGTAGAGACGGCGGCTGAATCCGAGCTGCCGCAGGCCATGGACAACTACGAGTCCAACGTCTTCACCTTCCTGTACCTGGCCTGCATCTCCACCAAGACCACCTGCTGCGACGAGGAACGCGCACGCATCAACAAGCACATCTACCAGCTGATCCAGCTGGACCCGCGGTCCCGCGAAGGCTCCTCGCTGCTCCACCTGGCCATCAGCTCCACCACGCCGGTCGACGACTTCCACACCAACGACGTCTGCAGCTTCCCCAACGCCCACGTCACCAAGCTGCTGCTGGACTGCGGCGCGCAAGTCAACGCCGTCGACCACGAAGGCAACACCCCGCTGCACGTCATCGTCCAGTACAACCGGCCGATAAGCGACTTCCTCACGCTGCACGCCATCATCATCAACCTGGTGGAGGCCGGCGCGCACACGGACATGACGAACAAGCAGAAGAAGACGCCGCTGGATAAGAGCACCACCGGCGTGTCGGAGATCCTGCTGAAGACGCAGATGAAGATGAGTCTCAAGTGCCTGGCGGCGCGCGCCGTCCGGCGGCACCAGATCACGTATCGCAACCAGATCCCCAAAACGCTGGAGGAGTTTGTGGAGTTTCACTGA